The following DNA comes from Halorhabdus tiamatea SARL4B.
CACCGACGAGTGTCTCTCGGTCGGCTACGACACCACCGACACGACGGTCACGAACTGCCTGGTCTACGAGGGACTGTACGATCCCTACGGCGACGGCTCGGATCACAACTACGCGACGCTGGTCGGCGACGGTGCCGAGAACGTCACGCTGGCGGGCAACGTCTGGGCGAAGTGTCGCGGTCGAGTCCCGCGATTGAAGAGCGAGACCCGGAGCGTCGTCGCGAACAACGTGATGTACTTCTTCAACGAGGCGACCAACATGGACGGCGACACGGCGGCCGCCATCGTCGGGAACGTCTACATTCCCCAGGACGTCGAGGACACGCCGATCGAGGACGGCAACGCCTCTCTCTCGGACAACGTCACGGAGCCGAGTTCGACGCCGCTAACGGGTGGGACGGAGGCGTTGTCGGGTCGGCCGCTCTGGCCCGCTGAGTTCGACGCCTTGGACGCGAGTGCGGTCGAGTCACACAATCTCTCGAACGCCGGGGCGCGACCGGCCGACCGGACCGACAACGACGACCGAATCGTCTCCGAGATCCGGGATCGCGCCGGCGATGACTCCCTCGACTCGCCGTACGACTACTGGATCCCGCATCCAGATGCCGTCGGGGGATACCCTGACCTGCCTGTCAACACCCACTCGCTTTCGGTTCCTGACGCCGGCCTGCGTGAGTGGCTCGCCGAATGGGCCGCCGTCGTCGAGGACGGCAGCGGCGACCCCGATACCGGCGGGGGCGAAAGTGACAGGAATGACGACAGTTCGGGAAGCGGCGATGGTAGCCGCGATGCTACCAGTAGCGACGACAGCAGCGAGCGAGACGACGACACGAGTAGCGATGATCTGATCGCCGAACTCGATCCGGGGACGACGGATGCTGCAGTGGGTGAGTGGGTCCCGTTCGCGATCGTCGACACCACCGACAGCGATCACTGGATCACGGGACTGTCCTGGTCTTTCGGCGACGGGACGACGGCGACTGGGTGGTGGAACGCCCACACGTACGAGTCGGCGGGGACCTACACCGTCGCGCTGACCGCGACGAACGACGCTGGCGAGTCGACCACCCACGAGGTGATAGTCACGGTTTCGTGATGGACTGAAACGGCCACATCAACGGCTTCCGGCCGATACAGTGGCCGTCTTCCCTGCCGGAACGGCTCGTTCCCGGGTACCGGGGGGTGCTGGCCTGCTTGACTGCATCGGGGGATGACTGCACGCGAAGACATGACAACAGATGACAGACGACACGACTGAACCGACTCACGCATCGACGACTGATCACACTGACGAGACGGCTGGGAACCGGAAGGATCCCGGCCTCACGCCGTCACGCCGGACGTTCCTCGGAGCGATGGCGAGTGCTGGGACGATCGGTGCCGGGCTTTCGGTGAGCGTCGGGACCGGCGCCGCCGGCGTGCCAACACCACGCCTGCACACCGAAGGGCGATGGATCCGGGATCCGGCGGGCAACGACGTGACGCTCCGGGGCATGGCACCTGCTGACCCCGGCTTCTACCGGCAGTACCATCCAAAGAGCTTCGAGGAAGTCCTCGAGTCGGCGACTGACACGGATCGGGGCTGGTATCCCAACACGGTCCGGCTACCCTGTACGCAGGACTCGATCGACGCGCTGGGGCTGGAAACGTACGTCACCGAGGTCCTCCGACCGGCGGTCGACCTGCTGGCCGCGCGTGACGTCTACGCGCTGGTTGATTTCCACCTCATCAGGCCCTACACACAGGACGCGACCGAGACCTACAACGAGGAAAACGACGAGGAACTCGCGCCGATCAACGACGTAATGACGACCTTCTGGGACCGGGTCGCCCCGGAGTTCGCCGAGGACGAACACGTCCTCTACGAGCTGTTCAACGAGCCGACCCAGCCGGCGATGTACGGCGACGACGCCGGAGCGTTCCAGGCCTGGCGGGACGCGGCCCAGCCCTGGGTCGACCTCGTCCGCGAACACGCACCGGAGACGCCCATCATCATCGGCTCGCCGCGGTGGACGTCGGTGACCCACATGGCCCCGGAGTATCCTTTCGAGGGGGAGAACCTGATCTACGCTGCCCACATCTACCCGGACAACGGCGCACCCGCTGACTTCGACCAGTGGTATGGTGAACCCGCCGCGGATGTCCCGGTCGTCGTCACGGAGTTCGGCTGGGATCCGGCCGGCGGGAGCGTCGATCAGGGCACTACGTCGGGGTGGGGCGAGCCGTTCCGCGAGTGGGTCGAGGGCTACGAGAACGTGGGGTGGATCTCGTGGTGTTTCGACGACTCCTGGGAGCCGGCCTTCTTCGAATCGCCGGATTCGGGCGCGAACGAGCCCTGGACGCTCAAGGACGACGCCGATCAGATGGGCGGATACATCAAGACCTGGCTCGAGGCAACCAAAGATCGGGGCATCCCTGAAAGTACGATCGACGACGCCATCGCGCCGCCGGTTCCTTCTGGGTTCGAGGTAACTCGCTTGACCGAGATCGGCGTCGAGATCGCCTGGAACGCCGTCACCGACGAGGGCGAGGCCGGCCTTTCGCACTACAACGTCTACGTCGACGGCGAGCGCCGCGGGCAGGTGATCGACGGGACGGCGACGACGGTCGACGGTCTTCAGGCGAGTTCGACCTACGAGATCGGGGTTTCTGCCGTCGACGAGGCCGGAAACGAGTCCAATCAGACGACGACGGTCGCCGAGACGGTCGCCACCGACGCCGGGCAGTCGGCGTTCGTCGAGCACGAGCTGCCCGGTCGGATCCAGGCCGAGGACTTCGACGAGGGTGGCCAGGGGATCGCCTATCACGACACGGGATCCGCCAACGAGGCCGGGGCCGACTACCGCGAGACGAGCGTCGACGTCGGGACGGCCGTCGAGTCGGGGTACAACGTCGGCTACACCGAGACCGGCGAGTGGCTGGAGTACACTGTTACCGTCGAGTCCGGCAGCAGCTACGAGGCCACCGTTCGGGTTGCCAACGGCGCTGAGTCGGGTGGCGACCTCCGGATCGAGGTCGACCGCGCCGAGGTGGCGACACAGAACGTCTGGCCGACCGGCGGCTGGGGCAACTTCGAGGAGATCCGTGTCGGCGAGGTCGACCTCCCGGCGGGCGAACACGTCGTCCGGATCGTCGTCGAGACCAGCGGCTGGAACTTCGACTGGATCGAGTTCACTGGCGGCGACGGTGGCGGCGGGGACGTGACCCCGCCGACTGCTCCCTCGAACCTCTCGGTGACCACGACGACGCCGTCATCCGCCGAGATCGCGTGGGATGCCGCGACCGACGAGGGCGGGAGCGGACTCGACCATTACGCAATTTCCGTCGACGGCAGTCTCGATCAGCAGGTTCCGGTCGGGACCACGTCGGCGACGATCGCCGATCTCGCGGCCGAGACGAGCTACGAGATCGGCGTCTCGGCCGTCGACGCGGCCGGCAACGAGTCGGCGACGGTGACTGTCGAAGCGACGACCGAGGGCGGCGACGACACGACGCCGCCGACCGTCCCGGGGGATCTCTCGGTCGAGAGCACGAGCGAGTCCTCGATCGGTGTCGCCTGGAGCGCCGCTTCGGACGCCGGCACGGGCGTCGACACCTACGCCGTCTACGTCGACGGGAGTCTCGATCACGAGGTCGCAGCGGACCTCACGTCGGCGACGACCGACGGTCTGTCGGCGGCGACGACCTACGA
Coding sequences within:
- a CDS encoding fibronectin type III domain-containing protein — encoded protein: MTDDTTEPTHASTTDHTDETAGNRKDPGLTPSRRTFLGAMASAGTIGAGLSVSVGTGAAGVPTPRLHTEGRWIRDPAGNDVTLRGMAPADPGFYRQYHPKSFEEVLESATDTDRGWYPNTVRLPCTQDSIDALGLETYVTEVLRPAVDLLAARDVYALVDFHLIRPYTQDATETYNEENDEELAPINDVMTTFWDRVAPEFAEDEHVLYELFNEPTQPAMYGDDAGAFQAWRDAAQPWVDLVREHAPETPIIIGSPRWTSVTHMAPEYPFEGENLIYAAHIYPDNGAPADFDQWYGEPAADVPVVVTEFGWDPAGGSVDQGTTSGWGEPFREWVEGYENVGWISWCFDDSWEPAFFESPDSGANEPWTLKDDADQMGGYIKTWLEATKDRGIPESTIDDAIAPPVPSGFEVTRLTEIGVEIAWNAVTDEGEAGLSHYNVYVDGERRGQVIDGTATTVDGLQASSTYEIGVSAVDEAGNESNQTTTVAETVATDAGQSAFVEHELPGRIQAEDFDEGGQGIAYHDTGSANEAGADYRETSVDVGTAVESGYNVGYTETGEWLEYTVTVESGSSYEATVRVANGAESGGDLRIEVDRAEVATQNVWPTGGWGNFEEIRVGEVDLPAGEHVVRIVVETSGWNFDWIEFTGGDGGGGDVTPPTAPSNLSVTTTTPSSAEIAWDAATDEGGSGLDHYAISVDGSLDQQVPVGTTSATIADLAAETSYEIGVSAVDAAGNESATVTVEATTEGGDDTTPPTVPGDLSVESTSESSIGVAWSAASDAGTGVDTYAVYVDGSLDHEVAADLTSATTDGLSAATTYEVGVSAIDAAGNESATATVEAPSAKADDSEGDEDDESTADALVVNDYDGDPAWADHRNDLGQWCGAGSFENDSGDVEDGALVFEYDNAGWFVEQVAQDVSDYSTVVLRVRGESGGEESDLRFDMGGARDLLANLTDDSIGTDFTDVAIDMASAGIDPSTGGLSIGLNFWQGGASTLEIDEIRLE
- a CDS encoding PKD domain-containing protein, producing MARQTGDSDVARNSNLTRRRVLQAGASGLLAATVGTGALTATAGAVTTAQISPTDGFADVGTWLEDEDTDVYRIQEPTRSAVEEAFHASGPRVVIFETSGTIDLGGEALAITEDKCWVAGQTAPSPGITFVKGMVQVDADDCVVQHIRFRHGPGSDGEIQSNDSLNTADGTENNVIDHVTASWGTDECLSVGYDTTDTTVTNCLVYEGLYDPYGDGSDHNYATLVGDGAENVTLAGNVWAKCRGRVPRLKSETRSVVANNVMYFFNEATNMDGDTAAAIVGNVYIPQDVEDTPIEDGNASLSDNVTEPSSTPLTGGTEALSGRPLWPAEFDALDASAVESHNLSNAGARPADRTDNDDRIVSEIRDRAGDDSLDSPYDYWIPHPDAVGGYPDLPVNTHSLSVPDAGLREWLAEWAAVVEDGSGDPDTGGGESDRNDDSSGSGDGSRDATSSDDSSERDDDTSSDDLIAELDPGTTDAAVGEWVPFAIVDTTDSDHWITGLSWSFGDGTTATGWWNAHTYESAGTYTVALTATNDAGESTTHEVIVTVS